Proteins from a genomic interval of Plasmodium reichenowi strain SY57 chromosome 13, whole genome shotgun sequence:
- a CDS encoding hypothetical protein (conserved Plasmodium protein, unknown function~part of same gene as PRSY57_1326000A~gap found within coding sequence), which yields DCLILSLFNLKFINEHESKDNELNEMKKKKKKYFFQVLKLIYFIMYYHPYFISLLIFRLKQIKEQDNNKIFFDLNKIKMKEEHVSICKLLNNFISNYV from the exons GACTGTCTGATTTTATCCCTGTTcaatttaaaatttataaacGAACATGAATCCAAGGATAATGaattaaatgaaatgaaaaaaaaaaaaaaaaaatactttTTTCAAGTTTTAAAattgatttattttattatgtattatcatccatattttatttctctGCTTATTTTCCGTTTGAAACAAATAAAAGAGCAG gataataacaaaattttctttgatcttaataaaataaagatgaaGGAAGAACACGTATCAATTTGTAAATTActaaataattttattagtaattatgtatag